In Deltaproteobacteria bacterium, the sequence AAGGAAGGGCTCCCTATTTTTATCTGTTGGCTCAAGAACGTGCTGCCAATCACCAACACCGCAGGGGAAATGTTCACGGCAGCAAGGCTGCCAATGCTCTCTGCTTTTGTTCGATGCGGTCGAGCAAGACCTCGTACGACTCCTTGATCTGAAAGTATTCGCTGGCTATGTTCAGGGCAGTCAGAGCGAGAACATTTGCTTGAGATGTGCCCCGGAGT encodes:
- a CDS encoding cell division protein ZapA, with translation MTQQVKVGILGREYILHTTADKAYVEKVAQYVSLKCQETQKGLRGTSQANVLALTALNIASEYFQIKESYEVLLDRIEQKQRALAALLP